The genomic region CCCCAGGATAAAGTCTATtgttttcctgtatttagctccatccaattGTCCATAAGAATGCCTAGCTTTCTTGCCCCTGTATAAGAATTTTCACAGCTTGATGTTCTCATCACCATTTTTACTTAaggtatggtgtgttcaggggcatgtgcagtattagttttttttaccacacagtgttttgtttAGCTTTGTAGACCAGAAATTCAatcattgttttgtttgacTGGAGCCCTTGTGGATgtctgcatctcctccagaggTTTCATGGGCCTCTTGCTATTAtcctgattaatgctctccttgccctaCATGttggtttaggtggatggccatgtctggATTGGTTCCCAGTCTTTCCGTAGTCTCaccatttttggatgatggattgaacagtgctctgtgagctGTTCAGAGCTATGGCTATTTTTTTATAGCTTCTTGAAACTTCTCCACCGCTTTATCCCCTGAactatctgctgtgttcctattgttctctaaaaaaacaTCAGAGGCCTACATCACATTACACAGAGGCGGGTGGTATTTAATAATTAGGAGACTTCTTAGTGActgaaaaacatgatacaataTTTCTATGTGATCTCCTGCAATTGTGAAGgattttttcacttttctttaaaactgtttaGGAGTTTTTTGAAGTTTGTAGGGATTTTTTAATGCACAGCTCACTTATAATCCTGCAATTGGTAATTTAGCCAGTTTTGACCTCTGAACATTAATTATTTCCTATTAAGTAATTCAGCTTTGCAAATCTAAAACATGCTGTAATGCATGCTCTAATACCATAGGTAACAACTATATCTTTATTCAACTTTTTTCTAATTGCACAAAATATGTAATTGCACTGTCTTTAAATTATGTGAGAAGAAACTGGGATGTAACCCTATGCTTTTTGGGGGATTTGTCTTGGCTTTGCATGCTCTGCCCTCAAAGAGAACATTCTGGAAGATTAGCAACTGTCTTAAACGTTTTCCACCTGGAAACATACTTTTTTTAGAAGGCAAATCCTGGGCACcaagtagttttttttaaaattggcGTTATAACTGTACAGCTAGTCGTTTAACATCACTGCTGATGTGATCTCTTATAAGAACTGTCTTAACATACAGGGGCAAAATCCTTCAGACGGGCTAATTATCAAGGCTTGTCATTTGAAACAGAAACTTCCATTTTCTGATGAACTGattaatttgatcaattgctCCTAGATAGGTTATTAGAACTGAAAAACATAATTCCTAAAATTCCATGAAGGATGGACTTTCTCTTACTATATTTGGGATTTTGGCTTGAGTTTTAAGGAATTATTATGATACCCTGCAAATATGTCTTGAGGTGCTGATCATCACAGGCGTTTATATTTAGTGATCAGGTATATATGTCTTCTTTACATTGTCCCTAATACACTGTACCCAATACATAAAATAAGGTGGGTTTACTTTACACCAGGATTTTATAAGTAGGACAACATGGTAGATGAAAGAGTGTCTCTGCACGCATGCCTTACCAAAAAAGCACCCATGGCAGCAGGACCCTTTCCGAAGCAGCGGTGATGCAGAACAGTTTAACAGCATAACAATTGAATGGatttagacaaaaataaacagactGTGGCACTTATGTAccaatgtatttaataaaaccTACTTGAAAACAGCCGTCGGTCAGAGTTGATGTTTGTCTTCCTCTTGCAGATTTTTAATGTAGTCCGAAAtcatgaaaacatttgaaaagccTTTTCCTATTCCAAGTTTACACAAAATTGTGtcgttttttaattaaaaaaaatatagcaCCTACAGTTAAACTCTATGTTAACTGTCGTGGAGACATGAAACCGGTCCGGCATGTAGAaccggacacacacacacacacacacacacacacacacgattaTCATCGCCCCCCTCGCCGCCACATCAGCACCGCTCAGGCTGCCGGAGATGTTACGTCACGAGGGCTTCAGCCAATGAGAGGAGAGAAGAAAGTCTGGTACTAAAAGTATCCAGGACACAAGGTAGGATAAACGGCAACGTGTTCTTCAgagcagaaataataaaatagaataacCACGTTGTTGTCCTTCAACAACAAACATAAGTTAGTGCGCATCAGAATGAAATTTCTTATATTCGCTGACCATTGCTTATAACAGTAGCCGTtcttttgggggggggggggggggggggggtttctgcttataaaagcagaaacaaataTAATGTATTAAAGATCTACAAcgtgtacaaaaaatatttacactatcttgagaataaaacataaaacaaaaaacaaaaaaaaaacagcagcattAGAAGAACAGAAAAGACGGGCAGATAGGTCGTTTTTTCTAATGACGCAGGGCGCCCTCTGCTGTAAGGGGGTGAAATGGAGCTGGTTAAACAAACGTAGGAACTGCAGAAAAAGTGAGCATTAACACCTATTTAAAAGAACACCAGAACATCCTTCGCTGTCGCATCAACCCTCTGCATAATTATTCACTACAGCAATGACTCTTCTATGTGGTCCTCCTCTTTAGGTCTTCTCTGATACTTCCATATTTACCATACTTTGTGCAATAAGtgcatattgtttttaatagtGGACCCCCGCAGCAACTCTGTGACGCCATCATGTCAGTATGGACCGAAacatgtttccagtaccttgttgaatcaatGATAcaaagaattaaggcagttctgaaagcAAAATACGGTTGAACCCAGCACCAGCAAGATGTACCAAAAAACGTAGCCGGTGAGCGTATAAATGCCCAGATATTGATGCATCTAAGTTTCATCGCCTCTCAAGGTTTTTCTTGTAAATATGGCATAATCCAAACAAGTCTTATAAACAAGCAGAAATGTCGTTTACTTATGTGATTTCACTTTAATTAGATGTAGAGCAGCTGAGAAAGACAGTCCAAACTATTTACTGCTTGTTGAATATAacccagcagaaaaaaaaactgttgcctTCTTTAAAAAGTGTctttaaatcataatttgactcaTAGAAATTTGAATAGTGAGGCATTTATAAACTGGATTGGATAATTAAAGTCAAACCTGCGTTTTAGATGAATTATTCTGTTTAATCTGAAGACGATTCCTAATTTTGCTCAAATAATAATTGAGTTTGAGAAAACAACTATGACTTAATTATTAGTTTCTCACATATGGGCAATAGAGatgcacatttatttatataaacagTTTTGGAATATTAATAATAGTTTCATATGTATTACAAAGGGAATATACAACAAAAGtgggattaaaaaaaatcatcagtaaaaactgaaaaagctgtaGCATATAGTCCATACTTGGTTGCCTAAAAAAGGAACTACCTAACACATCTTTAGAAAACACTAATAATGAAACTAAATGGGATAGATTTATATCGAAGAACAATTTACTTGTTCTATCTAAAAAAGTGGTAAGAACTCTGAGTGAGGAGTTTTTAAATTTGCTGTAAGATTGAAAGGCAAAGAAGATACTGGCAGTACAAGCTGTTGAAAAACAtagtgtatttcaatatttacaacatttacaaaatatacaaataaatacatcagAATAACAACATGCAGCAATAAACTCAGAGCTCACAAACGGTGGGTGAACGTTTGTATTTTCTTATCAAACACACATTCAGATTACACAACCTGTCTATTGATGAGCCCGACACGTGGAAGAAGGTTttacagctttgtttttttctctggcAAAGGTTCCTCCACCCGAgcataaagattttaaaatatttcttcaaatcttTTAGTCAGACCAGATTAACAGAGGAGAAATTTCACACAGTTGGGTCCATTTGTTTCAGTTGTGTTTGTGGGTCTTTTGTGCAGATGGAGTGTCAGAAGGAACATATGTTTTTCCTGCAAAGATAAGGAGAAACTTAACTGCAGCCTTAGGACAGACTTTGACCGCACCATGCAAAACACACGTGGACATGTCATAAAACCTTCACAGAAATGTGATCACATAGAGATGTTTAAATGACATAAAGGAATGTTTTCTCTATCATACGTCCTATTTGTTGTCatataaaaagctttaaatgaaATGGGTATATGCACACATTCAGTAATAACACATGCCATCAAAGTGGTAGATGGAAATCTTTCAAGTAGAGAGTTATTGAATGAGAGAGTCGAGTTTTACCTGCAGTGTGTTGTACCACACTCtgatggatctctgcagctagcTCCGACAGGTTTCAGACTGTTCCAGCGCCATAGCAGCGATCGTTTTGTCCTCTGGATCAAACCATCCCAGTTCTCAGGAACAGGTAGTGTGCTGACCTGCAAAAGTAAATATTAgactccttttttttaaaaccaagtTAGATATTTTAATTGCTAACTTTAAAAATTGTAACGGGGTCTCAACACACCCGAGTGAGACATATAAgggacagaaaaacagaaaggatGATGATCTTTTCCTGAAGGGTCCTCATGCTGTTTGCAGGTAAAGCTTGTGGAAGATGGTCTTATCCAGGCTTGCTGTGGTGTCTCTTGTTCCTTATATTAAATGCTTTAATTGGGTTGGGGAGGAGTTAACTCCAAACTAATTCACTCAATCTGTTACCGTAAAGGTGGACCTCTGGCAGAATCAGTTCCCTGAGTCAGTCAGTTTTAGAAATCTCTCGTCCCTGAGTACTTATCAGTTTTATAATGACAGCCAAAGTCAAAAGTTTACCTAGAGGTATCCAAAGTAAACTTTAATCTGGTAATGTGCGACAAGTCCACGTCAGAGGTATTAGAAATCTTAAAAGGCTTGTTCAGCTTCTGCAAAGTAGATTTTATGAAAAGGTTTTACAAATGTATTTGTAAATTTGTTCAGAAAATGTCAAGCTAAAGAAGTTACTTCAGCTTAGCTTAGCAGGGAAATAGAAAGAATGAGAAAACCGATGACCTCCTGTAACTAAGAGCAAATTTTTTCATATACAAGAGCTGCTTCTCTCAAATGCCTTTAAAATATCCTTGACAGACCACAGATCTTATCCCAACAATCTCTTATCCTACACTAAGGGTGACACAGAATCCTTTAAATAGCACAATTTTTATTAGCTCGAAGTGTTTTGTTCAGTTGTTTAGTCTGAATGCTTTCCGTACATGCctaaatttgttttatgtgaTCTTATATTGATCATTTAGGAATTCATAAAAGCTTTAAGGAGGctttcctcagcctccctggtaaggcctacgccagggtattggagaggagagtccggccgatagttgaacctcggcttcaggaggagcagtgtggttttcgtcccggcagtggaacactggaccagctctataccctctacagggtactcaagggttcatgggagttttccTAATCGGTCCACACgcgttttgtggacctggagaaagcattcaactgtgtccctcgtggtgccctgtgtggggtgctccaggagtatggaatcgggggccctctatgcgttacattaacgctcagcttggactcctgctttacttgcactgccatacttgcacactgatcatctgcactgttgtattgctcttgcatcttatactgctctatatttactctcactcacttaaaactgtgcacatatatttatattatattgtagatatgtttatactgtttaatttgtactgtattgcactgactacgcccaaacaaattccttgtatgtccaaaaacgtacttggcaataaagcttttctgattctgattctgatttaataggggccatccgatctctgtacaagcggagcaggagtttggtcatTTTTTgccattgctggcactaagtcagacctgttcccggtgcatgttggactccggcagggctgccctttgtcaccggtcctgttcgtaacttttatggatttctaggcgcagccaagggccggaggggggaAATCcactggtttggggaccagtggatttcttctcttctttttgcggatgacgtggttctgctggccccctgtagccaagacctacagcatgcactggggcggttcgcagccgagtgtgaagcggctgggatgaggatcagctcctccatgtccgaggccatggtactcgaccggaaaagggtggcttgtcctcttcaggttggaggggagttcctgcctcaagtggaggaatttaagtatctcggggtcttgttcacgagtgagggaagaatggagcgggagatcaacagacggatcggtgcagctgccgcagtaatgggggcactgtgccggtccgttgtggtgaagagagagctgagccaaaaagcaaagctctcaatttctacgttcctaccctcacctatggccatgaactttgggtcatgaccaaaagaacgagatcccggatacaagtggctgaaatgagcttcctccgtaggatgGCCAGGcgctcccttagaaatagggtgaggagctccgcCATCCGGGAAGGGCTTGGAGTGGAGCCGCTGCTCCtacacatcgagaggagccagttgagatggctcgggcatctataccggatgcctcctggacgccttcctcgggaggtgttccaggggacggcccaggacacgctggagggactatgtctctcggctggcctgggaaggccttgggctccccccggaggagctggaggatgtgtctggggagagggacgtctgggtgtgtCTGCCGAGTCTGCTGCCcacgtgacccggtcccggataaagcggaagacgatgagtacgagtaaaagctttaaaaacatcCATGATTACTTAGCTTTAAATGCGTACTAATGTGTAAAACCCTTAATGTGtatctttattattattcaatAAGGCATATTTAAAACGAAGAGTCTGAGGATataatttttatgtaaaaagatAGTTTGGCACTCTTTGGCCTTTTGTTTAGGTCTATAAGTTTGCATAAAAACGAACAGAAAGCAATTTTTATCCTTGCCTGTCAAACTTGCACCATCCAGTTAGTTTCTGATTGGCTGGTTAGGCCCTTATGTCGACCCTGCCAAAAGCTGAGCAAAGCTGTGATCTGACTAGGTCAAGAGACACGGAAAGGACCAGAACTCAGATGTTTTTTAGAACTGAGTCAAGAAGTTCAATCAGTTGGTTGAGATTTGGTTGGGATAAATGTCTTCATGAAGCTCCTGTCTGATCATATCTCATTCTTTCTTGAGGCTAACAGCTAGATCAGCCAGTTTCTCACATGAATCTCAACATTTTTTGGTTTGTCATGAAACAAGAATAACCAATGTTTGAATCACACAGAGTTTATTGGTTGTGACAAATAGGACAAGGTGCAGATTACATATATGACCTTTTCTGTAATTTTAATTAGTGATTACATGTTATGTTTAGACCATTATGTAGTAGTGCAGTCATTTATACACACAGCACAAAACATCAACAGCAGAAATTGCGCAGTGCAGTGTTGAACAGAATCAACCCGTTTTTTTagcaaatacatttaaaagccTTGGACCAGCTGGACAACAACAGTAATAATTTCTAGCAACTTATCATTTTCTAATAAAaaccaaactttaaaaaaatcatttatgaCATTTCCATAAAACTGATTGCACATTCCTTTTAGTATTATCCCCATGCATCATAAAAGCAAAGTCAAGACAAAGTGTTGAATTGTGCAAGGATTTGACATGTTCTGTGTTGTCCCTGCAAACACATTTACAGCAAGCATAAaccatccattttttttttaataagcaaTACTGTTTGGGTCTCATTTCACATACTTTATCATTATGAGGTTCTGCATGCCATTATTTTACACTAAGTAAATCCCAATTATAATAACTCAGATACAAGCGTCAAATTGCCATTGAATAATCTATAAATGACTGTTgaagcctttaaaaaaaaaaaaaaaagaaaaacacatttagtctataaaaacacaaacttatCACATTAAACCTTCTTTCAGTGGTCAGTGTGTCTGCATCTATATGCTTTTAGTAAACACAAAACCTTAAAACAGATTATCTTTTTGCTTAACTTGGTATCTCATTGGAGACAGCTGATTTCTTCGACAAATGAACGTAACAAACACTTTCATCCACAGTTTTTAGCACATTTTatgtcagtttttttatttgcactGAAGAATTACGATTAGGTTTGATACTGCTTTGTTCTGCTTGgtttttaaatcctatatttagtggttcaaaaaaaaaaaaatcaacatttgatttgaaaaaataacat from Girardinichthys multiradiatus isolate DD_20200921_A chromosome 8, DD_fGirMul_XY1, whole genome shotgun sequence harbors:
- the LOC124872851 gene encoding liver-expressed antimicrobial peptide 2-like, which codes for MRTLQEKIIILSVFLSLICLTRVSTLPVPENWDGLIQRTKRSLLWRWNSLKPVGASCRDPSECGTTHCRKNICSF